TTAAAAAGCCAAAAGCAGAGATACGGTCAGTGTGGAAACAGGCCTGTTTGTTATCGGAGCTTTCACATCATTGGTCTGTGGTACGGTGGAAAAGTTGTGTCAGGAAGTATCACACGACTCCCTGTCCTCCACAGTGGGCTGGAGATGGAAGGCATGAGACAGGCCAGAGCAGCTGTGTTAAAGGTAAAGATCTTGCTCGAGTTGGAGCAAAACCAGAAGGTTCAGGCTGGAAGtagaaaaaaaagcacataGATTTTGTAGGTGGCTGAATGGAcgtgttttgttgtgttctttTCTGCACTTGTTTTCTTACCTCTCATACCACTGATTTCCTTAGAATCCCATTTCAGATTGTtagatttaaatgatttttagaCATAAACgaaattgtatttcttttaaaaaggtGCAAGGATTTCACATGTATAACCTTTCTACAGTAGCTATGATTAAGTGCTGAGGTAAGGTGGTAGGAAGGTTGAAGCTTTCTAGAGCAGATGTGTGAGCAGACTTCCTGATAGAAGACAAACGCAAGGATTAGAAGACACTTTTGATATGATTGAAACCAAACAAattcaatacattttctgtCCTATCTTGCTGATTATCTTGATGCTGGTGCTGTGGTCGCTCAACAAGGTTGATGCTTTACCGCAGTGACCTGAGTTTGAATCCAGCCTGAGGCCGTGGCTGCAGGTCAAACCCACTTTCAAGCAGTATTCTCCTTCAAAGCAGTAAACTCATCTGAGGGCTTCTCGTTCACCAGTTTATCCATCCTGTAGGAAAGTGGTCGCCGTGAGTCAAACAAAGTTTCATTatttcactgttatttaaatggAACTTCCGCAAAGTATACAGGCAAAGCTTCTCTGTAGGGGACAgaaaatgttttcttaacaGTTCTCAAGCTGAAAAGTTAAAGAAGAACAAGTTTAATCTTAAAAATTCAATCACGTTTCATCAGCCTATAAAAAGATAATTTTAGCTAGTGCAGTGTAGTGCTGGTGTAGTGcagtgaaactgtaaaagtgacctgcagtaattaagCTGCACTAAGTAAAGACTTGCTCAGTGGACTCAGTCTACAGAACGGCTGCTGCCACctctttattcaaagttcagagaAGCTCAACTCAGTACACGGAACCCTGAACTGGAAAATCAGTGGTCGTTATCATGGATGCACTGTTGTTGTAATGGACAATGTCAttgatgtgctgctgcagagttcTTCTGATCATCACttttttcaaattgtatttaattgaaTGTATCGCTTGTCCAAATTGTACAAAGTTTCACACTAGACTTCCTTTGGCCCTTAACAATCAACATACCAAGTGTAAAGctgatttctggaattattagatcGATGTCAAATCATTATCTGACAAGAAATATACAgcaggtcgtccactaaccataaGGTCACAGTTTGATCTTCGTCTCCCCCATTGTCCACGTGTCCtggggcaagacactgaacccctatttgcccctgacggctgtgctgTAAGTGTGTGGGTGATGTGtaatagagaaagtgctgcacatagatgcactgtatgaatgtgtgtgtgaagcggTGGATAGCAAAACTGTCCAGTCACTTGCTTTAATCAGTGAAAAAGCATAAAATGGAATCCCCAAAATCCAAACTGTATTTAACTCTGTGACTGGAAAACATCTTGTGGAGAACCTGTAGCAAAACTCTGCCCTGCTCCCTGACTCCTGTCATCAGCAGCCCTGCCAGGTCGGGCTGAGTGATGCTGCATGTGGGCTGGACTCAGCAGCCCCTGGTTCCTGATGGGTCCCTGTGTTGCTCGTTTCTCTAACAAAGTGCTTTTCGTGCCTTTTTTTCCTCGTTCTACAGGTTTGTTTACTGCCCCACAGACGCCCACTCTGAGTCACAAAGGCAGCCTGTCGTCTCTAAAACTCCACCATATGGGTGAATTAGTGGGGGGGCTTAGTATACGTGTGCAGATGCTTTCTGTCTCAGTTACACTTTGGAAAACTAAACTGTTGTCACTTTTCAAAGTTTCTGAGAAGCTTCTTGCTCACTGCTGAAGAGTTGTTGCTCCTTTGGACGGTCGCTTCTACATTCATGAACATGAGCAGATATTTCCCCTCTGACTTACTCATTAGATTTCACCTGTCGGTGCATGTGACACACTAACTGGATGGATTCAGGTCACGTGTGGTTATGTGAATGACGCAGTTTGGCTGCTGTGATCATGACAACGAGGCTAAAATAACATCATGAAATAAAACCACGATTAATAACCATGATTAGATTAAAATAGTTctgtcaggaaaataaattggGCATCTCATGAGGCTGGATCCAGAAAAACATGTTAGTGATATCAAATTTCAGCAACTGTTGTCTAAAGAAACGACAGAGTCAGGTGCGCCTCATGTTACTGACAGCTGAACAGGTTACTTCTTACCTGAAAGATCAGTGATGTCCTTGGCCCTTTGatttcaagaccctttgtgagGTTGGGTCTTCTTATCTACTGTGATAGGCTATAGAGGGCTTTAAAGGTGAGCAGTGGAATAATGTATTATTTGCTGGACCAGAAGCCAGTGATTCTGAATGAGGAGTGGCGAGATGTGGTCTGTTGTGGCAGCAACATAACTGTGAAGCTAGAGCCAGGACTCATTTAcgttagcttagcatgaagacTGAACACAGTGGGAAACCGACCGACTCCGACCGAAGATTAATAGATCTCTAAAATTAACTTATGAACAaagaatatgtctcctttattAAATCCTGTTGCTGGCTTCATCTTCTCACCTAATCCTCAGCAACACAGCCATAAACTCATATTCCAAAATGTGCATGCATTCACACAAGTTTATTTTAATGAGATAATATGTTTGGAATCAAATTTTAACCAATCATAGATGATATTACCTTATTTTCAATTATTTGACCATGCAAAGATAAATATTTCATCCCACTAGTCTTGAAAAGTCCACGTGAAGTGAGGCACCGTCTCTATAAGAAGTTACATGTATCCCGTCCTGTCAATATAACTCACAATAACACCCCGTCTTAGGTATTCAAACCAGGAGGACAGTGGAACAACATAAGGGCAGCATGGTGGTGTTtagcactgtcgcctcacagaAAAAAGGTTCGTAGTTCGAATCCAAGTCTTTCTACGCTGGGTACTTCCTCTGGGTACTGTACTACATGCAGACAGGTGTGAGGGTAATTGAAGTTCACTGGAGGTGTGAATGACTTTTCCCACCTATGGGTCCAATGTCTgctgggattagctccagcTCTACCACAGCCCTCAAAGAATAACCAGtataaatggatggatagaggatttattttcaattttgaTCAAATATGAGCTCACAATGAAGCAAAGTCATTAAAAAAGGTTACAAAGGTCAAATACAAATACTTTTCCACTATAGATTACTTTGTACATTAACTctatcctttttttaaatcccgCCACAGCATTCTATATAAGAAGCATCTTCCTGTTCATTGAGCCCAATACTAGTGTGACTCGGGACACCAATGTGACTGTGAGATGTAAGGCCACCGTCGGAAGCTTGAGAAGGGAGGTGCTGAGTCGTGAGTACACGATATACAAGGACAGCAAAAAGGTGTACACCAAGACCTCAAGCACATCAGAGAATCTGCTGTACCAGCTGCCCGGGGCCTGACTCTCCAACACCGTCAGATATAAGTGCAAGATCAATATCGAGGGCAGAGAGAAGACAAGTGAAGCTACACAACTCACCGTGACAGGTTGGTTTGTGTCAGAggcttctctctgtgtccctttttaaatgtgttttaatctgtTGTGACTGGAGAAGCTCAGGTGAGTTTGAATGAGTCGAATGAAGTTACTATGTAACTACTGggagaaatttaaaaaagtcaCACAGGACACTAAATTTGGATGGAAGCTGTCGGGATGAACAACAGAGCTCgtatgcttttaaaaaatgtgcattGTTTAGCCATGATAATGTACCTTATACAGTCAGGATTCATCTTTGGCATATTCAATAAGTTATTTTTaacaagagagaggagaggatgttgGAGCTGTCAGACGATCTTAAACATTTTCAGAAGATGCTACAGTTTTATGGAATCTGAGTATATGTCTTAAATGTTGGTTTTCCAGGCATGAAACCAGTTGTCCACCTTAACAAAGAGGTTGTCAGTGAAGAGGGGAGGTAACAGCCACATGCACAGCGCCCGGGGAGACAGGCTCCATTTACTTCTGCTTCTATGAGGACTCCACAGAGATCCTGGACGGTGTGGTCCACTCCAACCAGCTAGAAGCCAAGTTAACTCTCAGCAGCATTGGCATCCACAATCTTAGCTGTGCCTATGCTGTCCCAATAATGCCACTCTACTTCAAGTCTGAAGAGAGCAACATTATCACTGTTTCAGTCAAAGGCAAGTAGAGTTTTAAAATGTCTACTTTTTTAAGCTTTGTGCCCATCTGAAGTTTCCGTCTCTGATTTTGTCTCCTCAGAGTTCCCCATCACTCCAGTCCTGGAGATTTTGCCTCAGTCCAAGGTTTATGAAGGAGATCAACTCAGCATCTCGTGCACCTTCAGAACACTTCTCAACATCTCTGTGAGCAGCCCTCCCTAACTGGACCTGGTCCACGGGACAAAGATTCTCAGCAGGGGAGAAACCAAGATCAACCACAGCATGGTCGCTCTGGCAGAGGACCCTGGGGATTTTGAGTGCAGAATGGAGATAGGACATGTGACCAAAGGCACCACAGAGATGGTTCCAGTGACTGGTGAGTGGGCAGAGGAAACAAATGTCCATGTACATGATCACATTGTACATATAGTAACTGTAAAGGTCATCAGACAAGTCAGAAATCACATTCTACTCATTTTAGGTTATAATATTTCTATAAACTTTCAACAGGGAACAAACTATTGAATGAACAGCTATCAGTGGGAAATATATACTATGTACTCTCTTACTATAAGTTGTCTGAGAGGACTGTTACAACATGTCTGTCTGCTAAATAATAAACAAGAGCCAGGAcatggttaggtttaggtcCCCAGTTTTGTATATCTAAATGTAgccaagagaaaaaagaaggatGGTCTTGGTTGAGTGTGAAACTGTTTATCAGTTTTTTACTCAATTTAAGttaattaatttttatttatttattttcgtcTTTTCTGATAATTTTAACAACACTTTGTATTGAGGTTCTACATTTGCACTATTAGGTGATGTCAGTGccgatgtttttttttaaaatctgtcCACAGAGCTGTTTTCGGCGCCCACTCTCACCATGTCTTCT
The sequence above is a segment of the Limanda limanda chromosome 2, fLimLim1.1, whole genome shotgun sequence genome. Coding sequences within it:
- the pecam1b gene encoding LOW QUALITY PROTEIN: platelet endothelial cell adhesion molecule (The sequence of the model RefSeq protein was modified relative to this genomic sequence to represent the inferred CDS: inserted 1 base in 1 codon; substituted 2 bases at 2 genomic stop codons); translated protein: MVVFSTVASQKKAFYIRSIFLFIEPNTSVTRDTNVTVRCKATVGSLRREVLSREYTIYKDSKKVYTKTSSTSENLLYQLPGAXLSNTVRYKCKINIEGREKTSEATQLTVTGMKPVVHLNKEVVSEEXEVTATCTAPGETGSIYFCFYEDSTEILDGVVHSNQLEAKLTLSSIGIHNLSCAYAVPIMPLYFKSEESNIITVSVKEFPITPVLEILPQSKVYEGDQLSISCTFRTLLNISVSSPPXLDLVHGTKILSRGETKINHSMVALAEDPGDFECRMEIGHVTKGTTEMVPVTELFSAPTLTMSSAEVFQKDYMTLTCRSENYASERITREDLTYTLEPPDSPLTPKTPGVFSGKALQHDFDYTCVAQAKGIMKHSNTLTVSPKGELT